A window from Bacteroidota bacterium encodes these proteins:
- a CDS encoding polysaccharide lyase: MKISSKKIFILIVFAMSINLSFAQYPEIPDDVQRKSDSLLRAAKNHSDSAWQVAWPIIQEEAKKGKPFIDFANRPTDLPQAEIPAFPGAEGGGKFSFGGRGGRVIVVTNLNDDGPGSFRWACEQGGARTIVFNVAGIIRLKSPLIIRAPYITIAGQTAPGDGVCVAGETVWINTHDVIIRFMRFRRGETWVGRRDDAIGGNPVGNIMIDHVSASWGLDENMSMYRHMYNDSTGKPAEEKLGTVNITIQNSIFAEALDTWNHSFGSTLGGENCSFMRNLWANNTGRNPSIGWHGVFNFVNNVVFNWVHRSIDGGDYRAQYNIINNYFKPGPATPKNSNVGHRILKPESGRSKLKYQTYGRAYVNGNIMEGYPEVTKDNWNGGVQVEEMSNAGKYTDNIKWHKPLPMPELTVMPAESAKNYVLENAGATLPKRDAVDKRITEQVRTGKIVVSPDIVPPTTQFKHRREPLDSYKQGIITDISQVGGYPEYKGTAYKDSDSDGIPDDWETKNKLNPKDASDAGKVNGNGYSNIENYLNSVVPAENVKPAKGF, encoded by the coding sequence CCGGATGATGTACAACGTAAATCAGATTCACTGCTTCGTGCAGCAAAAAATCATTCTGATTCTGCATGGCAGGTTGCATGGCCGATCATTCAGGAGGAAGCAAAAAAAGGAAAACCTTTTATTGATTTTGCTAATCGTCCAACTGATTTACCACAAGCAGAAATTCCTGCATTTCCAGGCGCTGAAGGTGGTGGCAAATTTAGCTTTGGTGGTCGGGGTGGCAGAGTAATAGTTGTAACTAATTTAAATGATGATGGTCCGGGCAGTTTTCGCTGGGCATGTGAGCAAGGTGGGGCAAGAACTATTGTATTCAATGTTGCCGGCATCATCCGGTTAAAATCTCCATTGATAATCCGTGCACCATATATAACTATCGCAGGACAAACAGCACCTGGCGATGGTGTTTGCGTTGCGGGGGAAACAGTTTGGATCAATACACATGATGTCATTATCCGATTTATGCGTTTCCGTCGTGGTGAAACATGGGTTGGAAGAAGAGATGATGCAATAGGTGGAAACCCGGTAGGTAATATCATGATCGATCATGTAAGTGCCTCATGGGGATTGGATGAAAACATGAGCATGTATCGTCATATGTATAATGATAGCACAGGTAAACCTGCAGAAGAAAAATTAGGCACAGTTAATATCACTATTCAGAATTCAATTTTTGCAGAAGCACTGGATACATGGAATCATTCATTCGGCAGCACATTGGGTGGTGAAAATTGTTCTTTCATGCGGAATCTCTGGGCGAACAATACCGGTCGCAATCCTTCAATTGGCTGGCATGGCGTTTTCAATTTTGTAAATAATGTTGTGTTCAACTGGGTGCATCGTTCTATTGACGGTGGGGATTATCGTGCACAATACAATATCATTAATAATTATTTCAAACCTGGTCCTGCAACGCCTAAAAATAGTAATGTAGGCCATCGTATTTTAAAACCAGAAAGTGGAAGAAGTAAATTGAAATATCAAACCTATGGCAGGGCATATGTAAATGGAAATATCATGGAAGGATATCCTGAAGTAACAAAGGATAACTGGAATGGTGGAGTACAGGTGGAAGAAATGTCAAATGCAGGTAAGTACACAGATAATATTAAATGGCATAAGCCATTGCCAATGCCGGAGCTTACTGTTATGCCGGCAGAATCTGCCAAAAACTATGTATTGGAAAATGCAGGAGCTACATTGCCGAAACGTGATGCCGTTGATAAAAGAATTACTGAGCAGGTTCGTACAGGAAAAATAGTTGTATCGCCTGATATAGTGCCGCCAACAACACAATTCAAACATCGCCGTGAGCCATTGGATAGTTATAAACAAGGAATTATTACTGATATAAGCCAGGTGGGTGGCTATCCCGAATACAAAGGCACAGCTTATAAGGACAGCGATAGTGATGGCATACCTGATGACTGGGAAACAAAAAACAAATTGAATCCGAAAGACGCATCCGATGCAGGTAAGGTAAATGGAAATGGGTACAGCAATATCGAAAATTACCTGAACAGTGTGGTGCCTGCAGAAAATGTAAAACCGGCAAAAGGGTTTTAA
- a CDS encoding pectate lyase: MKALLSAGKLCKRNFILHAATACFIVLTNPFHIAAQKEAKPLPPLFFDKGKLIYTPDPQGNRIPDFSYCGYMASEKPIPTVPVKVVVPVAKGDATLRIQSALDYVASLPLDANGFRGAVLLQKGNYEVLGQLRIAASGVVLRGSGVNSTTITGAGTGRLALIKIVGKNDIPRDMYGLKITDVYVPVNATKFNVDSSILIKSHSNKIIIRRPSTEKWIKDLATDHFGGGITALGWKPGDRDLFFDRTITKIDGTTITIDAPLTTALDTTYGGATIYFYNGTGRINNCGVENLRCLSVYDKNNPKDEDHRWNAINIENAEDCWVRQIKFENFAGSVVSILETSKRITVEDCKSLLPVSEIGGQRRYTFLTTGQQTLFQRCYAENGYHDFAVGYCAPGPNAFVQCESVLPYSFSGAIDSWASGVLFDVVNVDGNALRFGNRGQDANGAGWSAANSLFWNCSAARIDCYKPPTAQNWSFGSWSEFSGDGYWGESNNTITPRSLFYQQLKERLNKNIDEQAQLLFVPTEASSSPSVETALELTKEASKPRKQLKEWIDEAAKRNPISINVNSAKTIDEIGIKKQEAPNYAPATQIKNGWLVRGDEIVTGRRQNVPWWSGGVQGKDLQNAQPAITRFVPGRTGRGLTDDLNELTDDMKAKNIIGMEQNYGLWYDRRRDDHERTRRIDGEVWPPFYELPFARSGKETAWDGLSKYDLTKYNLFYWSRLKQFADLADQKGLLLVHQNYFQHNIIEAGAHYADFPWRTANNINNTGFVEPVNYAGDKRIFYAEQFYDVSNPVRRELHKKYIRQCLNNFKDNNGVIQLIGEEFTGPTHFVKFWLDVIKEWEKETGKHPIIGLSVTKDVQDSILKNPAYAAIVDLIDIRYWHYQADGTTYEPKGGQSLAPRQHARLLKPKKTSFEQVYRAVKEYRDKYPGKAVVYSGDSYPEFGIAVFMAGGSLAVLPETIDNEVMKAATGMKPIASTDKNEYRLSDGKKSVIYNITTRSFLIR, encoded by the coding sequence TTGAAGGCTTTATTATCAGCAGGGAAATTATGTAAAAGAAATTTCATTCTTCATGCAGCAACTGCATGCTTTATCGTACTTACTAACCCGTTCCATATAGCAGCACAGAAGGAGGCAAAACCATTGCCTCCTCTTTTTTTTGATAAAGGAAAACTTATTTATACACCCGATCCACAGGGCAACCGCATCCCCGATTTTTCTTACTGTGGCTATATGGCTTCTGAAAAACCGATACCAACAGTTCCCGTAAAAGTAGTTGTACCTGTTGCAAAAGGTGATGCTACACTCCGCATTCAATCGGCATTGGATTATGTTGCTTCATTGCCACTTGATGCAAATGGTTTTCGTGGTGCTGTATTGTTGCAAAAAGGAAATTATGAAGTGCTAGGGCAATTAAGAATTGCAGCTTCAGGAGTTGTATTGAGGGGTAGCGGTGTAAATAGTACAACTATAACGGGTGCAGGTACTGGAAGATTGGCATTGATAAAGATTGTTGGCAAGAATGATATTCCCAGAGATATGTATGGGTTAAAAATTACAGATGTGTATGTTCCTGTGAATGCTACAAAATTTAATGTTGACAGTTCAATTTTAATTAAAAGCCATTCCAATAAAATTATTATTCGTCGTCCATCAACTGAAAAATGGATTAAAGATTTAGCTACAGATCATTTTGGTGGAGGCATTACAGCATTGGGATGGAAGCCAGGCGATAGAGATTTGTTTTTCGACAGGACAATTACAAAAATTGATGGAACGACGATTACAATCGATGCTCCATTGACGACAGCTTTGGATACAACCTATGGCGGTGCTACAATTTATTTTTATAATGGCACAGGAAGAATCAATAATTGTGGCGTTGAGAATCTTCGTTGTTTATCTGTGTATGATAAAAACAACCCTAAAGATGAGGACCATCGCTGGAATGCGATCAATATTGAGAATGCAGAAGATTGTTGGGTAAGACAAATCAAATTTGAAAATTTTGCAGGTTCTGTCGTAAGTATTTTAGAAACATCAAAAAGAATTACAGTAGAAGATTGCAAATCGCTTTTACCTGTTTCAGAAATTGGTGGACAAAGACGTTATACTTTTTTAACTACTGGACAGCAAACATTATTTCAGCGTTGCTATGCGGAGAATGGTTATCATGATTTTGCTGTAGGCTATTGTGCTCCCGGTCCCAATGCATTCGTGCAATGCGAATCTGTTTTGCCCTATAGTTTTAGCGGTGCTATTGATAGTTGGGCAAGCGGTGTTTTGTTTGATGTAGTGAATGTAGATGGCAATGCACTGCGTTTTGGTAACCGCGGACAAGATGCAAATGGTGCAGGCTGGTCTGCGGCCAACAGTTTATTCTGGAATTGTTCAGCAGCAAGAATTGATTGTTATAAACCACCTACTGCACAAAACTGGTCATTCGGCAGCTGGAGCGAATTTTCGGGTGATGGTTATTGGGGAGAATCAAATAATACAATCACGCCAAGAAGTTTATTTTATCAGCAACTCAAAGAAAGATTAAATAAGAATATTGATGAACAGGCACAGTTATTATTTGTGCCAACAGAAGCTTCAAGCAGCCCATCTGTTGAGACGGCATTGGAGCTGACTAAGGAAGCATCAAAACCAAGAAAGCAGTTGAAGGAATGGATTGATGAAGCAGCAAAGCGAAATCCGATTTCAATAAATGTCAACAGTGCAAAAACAATTGATGAGATTGGTATTAAAAAACAAGAAGCTCCAAACTATGCCCCCGCAACTCAAATTAAAAACGGTTGGTTGGTGAGAGGAGATGAAATTGTAACGGGCAGAAGACAAAATGTTCCGTGGTGGAGTGGCGGAGTTCAAGGAAAAGACCTGCAAAATGCACAACCCGCAATTACAAGATTTGTTCCTGGTAGAACAGGCCGCGGCTTAACAGATGATTTAAATGAATTGACTGATGATATGAAGGCAAAGAATATTATCGGTATGGAACAGAATTATGGGTTGTGGTATGATAGAAGAAGAGATGATCATGAACGCACCAGGAGAATAGATGGCGAAGTATGGCCGCCGTTTTATGAACTCCCTTTTGCAAGAAGCGGAAAAGAGACCGCATGGGATGGGTTAAGTAAATATGATTTGACAAAATATAATCTTTTTTACTGGAGCCGTTTAAAGCAGTTCGCTGATTTAGCCGATCAAAAGGGTTTGCTGCTGGTTCATCAGAATTATTTTCAGCATAATATTATTGAGGCCGGTGCCCATTACGCAGATTTCCCCTGGCGTACCGCAAATAATATTAATAACACAGGTTTTGTAGAACCTGTTAACTATGCGGGTGATAAACGTATCTTTTATGCAGAACAATTTTATGATGTTTCAAATCCGGTTCGTAGAGAATTACATAAAAAATATATCCGTCAATGTTTGAATAATTTTAAAGACAACAATGGTGTGATACAATTAATAGGCGAGGAGTTCACAGGCCCCACCCATTTTGTAAAATTCTGGCTCGATGTAATTAAGGAATGGGAAAAGGAAACCGGCAAACACCCCATCATTGGTTTGAGTGTAACAAAAGATGTACAGGATTCAATTCTAAAAAATCCTGCGTATGCTGCAATTGTCGACCTGATTGATATCCGTTACTGGCATTACCAGGCTGATGGTACAACTTATGAGCCCAAAGGCGGACAAAGTTTAGCACCACGCCAACATGCAAGATTATTAAAACCAAAGAAAACAAGTTTTGAACAGGTTTATCGTGCAGTAAAGGAATATCGTGATAAATATCCCGGGAAAGCAGTTGTATATTCAGGTGATAGTTATCCAGAGTTTGGTATTGCAGTATTTATGGCGGGTGGAAGTTTAGCTGTTTTACCGGAAACTATCGATAATGAGGTCATGAAAGCAGCAACTGGTATGAAGCCGATTGCATCAACTGATAAGAACGAATATAGATTAAGTGATGGCAAAAAGAGTGTAATATATAATATAACAACAAGAAGTTTTTTAATAAGATAA
- the fucP gene encoding L-fucose:H+ symporter permease: MQPTETIIISMEKKTSSGNKYLVPFILVAFLFFLWGMVHNLDGILIPHLKKACQLSNSQSTLIDVAIFFAYFIMAIPAGMILKKWGYKNGIIAGLILAGIGALLFLPAANSRTYELFLLALFVIGCGITILETAANPYAAILGDAKGASTRLNLGAAINGLAVFIAPLIGSAFIFSGINHSADELAAMTEPARLAYLDGESAAVKTPYIFIAAGFLFVALLFFFFKLPEVKDESKTAKLSEFIRAFRHKHLKWAVIAQFAYVGAQVCVTSFFVRMAMKYGGVDEKTAGYYLGTIYGVSFLAGRFIGTGLTRYFSSERLLTVFSVIAALLCCLAMATHGKIIIYSLGAMGFFMSIMFPTIFALGLVGLDKETKIGGSLLVMAIVGGAVLPYIMGRIIDAFNDNIQIGYIVPLICFLVIIYFAVRGYKPDLKTAE, from the coding sequence ATGCAGCCAACCGAAACAATTATAATCAGCATGGAAAAAAAGACAAGTAGCGGAAATAAATACCTTGTTCCATTCATACTTGTTGCCTTTCTTTTTTTCCTATGGGGAATGGTGCATAACCTTGATGGTATTTTGATTCCGCATCTGAAGAAAGCATGCCAGCTCAGTAACAGCCAGAGTACATTGATTGATGTCGCCATCTTCTTTGCTTATTTTATAATGGCTATACCGGCAGGTATGATCTTAAAAAAATGGGGATATAAAAATGGGATCATTGCTGGTTTGATACTGGCAGGTATCGGTGCTTTACTTTTTTTACCTGCCGCCAATTCCAGAACTTATGAATTGTTTTTATTGGCTTTGTTTGTTATTGGTTGTGGTATTACAATACTAGAAACAGCAGCAAATCCTTATGCAGCAATACTAGGTGATGCTAAAGGTGCAAGTACAAGATTAAACCTGGGAGCAGCTATAAATGGTCTTGCTGTTTTTATTGCGCCATTGATCGGGTCTGCTTTTATTTTTTCAGGTATTAATCACTCAGCTGATGAACTTGCTGCAATGACAGAGCCAGCCAGGCTTGCTTATCTCGATGGAGAATCAGCGGCGGTAAAGACTCCTTATATTTTTATTGCAGCAGGATTTTTATTTGTGGCATTATTGTTTTTCTTTTTCAAATTACCGGAAGTAAAAGACGAATCAAAAACAGCAAAGCTATCAGAGTTTATCCGTGCATTCAGGCATAAACATTTAAAGTGGGCAGTGATTGCGCAGTTTGCATATGTAGGCGCACAGGTATGTGTAACAAGTTTCTTTGTTCGCATGGCTATGAAGTACGGTGGAGTAGATGAAAAAACAGCCGGCTATTATCTCGGAACTATTTATGGCGTTTCATTTTTAGCAGGAAGATTTATCGGAACCGGGCTGACAAGATATTTTTCATCAGAAAGACTGCTGACTGTATTTTCTGTAATTGCAGCTTTGCTATGCTGCCTTGCAATGGCTACTCATGGTAAAATAATTATTTATTCTTTAGGTGCAATGGGCTTCTTCATGTCCATCATGTTTCCAACCATTTTTGCATTGGGATTGGTTGGACTGGATAAAGAAACAAAGATCGGTGGCTCATTGTTGGTGATGGCAATCGTTGGGGGTGCGGTGCTGCCTTATATAATGGGTAGAATAATTGATGCTTTTAATGATAATATTCAAATCGGGTATATCGTACCGTTGATCTGTTTTTTAGTAATAATATATTTTGCTGTAAGAGGCTATAAACCTGATTTAAAAACTGCTGAATAG
- a CDS encoding DUF4038 domain-containing protein, with protein MKRITAAGNIKKYLLSFLLFVCLASNAQVKQLKISANKRFFSTTDGKPFFWLGDTGWLLFVKCTREDAIQYLETRKQQGFNVVQVMVLHDMNNTKNVYGDLALINEDVSKPNTTYGNTFSNAEQYDYWDHVDFIVNEAAKRGIYMAMVPVWGSNVKSGKVNVQQAEAYAKFLVHRYKNSYNIIWLNGGDVRGTEGLDVWKAIGTTLKKYNARTLVTYHPRGRTSSSDWFHNEAWLDFNMFQSGHKDYAQDTVSTESRHYGEDNWKYTETDYRLMPVKPTMDGEPSYENIPHGLHDSLQPRWTAADLRRYAYWSVFAGGAGFTYGENGVMQFNKMGDWTANYGVAADWKKSILSPGATQMNFLKKLMLGKSYYDRVPAQELVIDNGEKYERILATKGKSYALFYVYNGREFKVAMDKLKFYPSKAGWFNPKNGETKWMTEYRNTKDKKFDPPGEKENGNDWVLILEK; from the coding sequence ATGAAAAGAATTACTGCAGCTGGTAACATAAAAAAATACCTGCTGAGTTTCCTGCTTTTTGTATGCCTGGCCAGTAATGCACAAGTGAAGCAATTAAAAATATCGGCTAATAAAAGGTTTTTCAGCACTACTGATGGTAAACCTTTTTTCTGGTTGGGCGATACTGGTTGGTTATTGTTTGTGAAATGCACCCGGGAAGATGCGATCCAATATTTGGAAACAAGAAAGCAACAAGGTTTTAATGTGGTGCAGGTAATGGTATTGCACGATATGAATAATACAAAAAATGTATATGGAGATCTGGCATTGATTAATGAAGATGTTTCAAAACCAAATACTACATATGGGAATACTTTTTCAAATGCTGAACAATATGATTACTGGGATCATGTCGACTTTATAGTAAACGAAGCAGCCAAACGCGGAATTTATATGGCAATGGTGCCAGTATGGGGAAGTAATGTAAAAAGCGGTAAAGTAAATGTTCAGCAGGCAGAGGCCTATGCAAAGTTTTTAGTGCACCGGTATAAAAATAGTTACAATATTATATGGTTGAATGGTGGTGATGTAAGAGGAACGGAGGGACTCGACGTATGGAAAGCAATAGGTACTACTTTAAAAAAGTATAACGCCAGGACTTTAGTAACCTATCATCCTCGTGGAAGAACTTCTTCCAGCGATTGGTTTCATAATGAAGCATGGCTTGATTTCAATATGTTTCAAAGCGGTCATAAAGATTATGCGCAGGATACGGTAAGCACGGAATCCCGGCATTATGGAGAAGATAACTGGAAGTATACAGAAACAGATTACAGGTTGATGCCTGTTAAGCCAACAATGGATGGTGAGCCTTCGTATGAAAATATACCACATGGATTGCATGATAGTCTGCAACCAAGATGGACAGCAGCTGATTTACGCCGTTATGCATACTGGAGTGTATTTGCAGGAGGTGCTGGATTTACTTATGGCGAAAATGGAGTGATGCAATTTAATAAGATGGGAGACTGGACTGCTAATTATGGTGTAGCGGCTGATTGGAAAAAATCAATCCTTTCACCGGGAGCAACGCAAATGAATTTTCTAAAAAAGTTAATGTTAGGTAAATCTTATTATGATCGTGTGCCTGCACAGGAACTGGTAATTGATAATGGCGAAAAATATGAGAGGATATTAGCCACAAAAGGTAAAAGCTATGCTTTGTTTTATGTTTATAATGGAAGGGAATTTAAAGTAGCTATGGATAAATTAAAATTTTATCCCTCAAAGGCAGGATGGTTTAATCCAAAGAATGGAGAAACAAAATGGATGACTGAATACAGGAATACAAAGGATAAAAAATTTGATCCTCCCGGTGAAAAAGAAAATGGAAATGACTGGGTTTTGATTTTGGAAAAATGA
- a CDS encoding arabinosidase: MSRKVITILLVVFIMSCSSKAYLFTSFKEPANEGLRILYSKDGYNWKRIDSVLLKPLIGKDKIMRDPSMIQSPDGTFHLVWTTEWKGGNGFGYASSRNLIDWTEQQYIPVMQHEPTVVNVWAPELFYDDEVQQYIIIWASCIPGRFEKGIEEDSNNHRMYYVTTKDFKTFSDTKLFLDPKFSVIDAVIVKRATKDYVLVLKDNTRPERNIKVAFADNPLGPWKNISAPFTEKFTEGPAVLKVKDGWMVYYDVYQNKKYGASFTKDFKTFVKADSLISVPDAHKHGTILTVDKKYLKQLINK, encoded by the coding sequence ATGAGCAGGAAGGTAATTACGATATTATTAGTTGTATTTATTATGTCCTGCAGTTCAAAAGCATATTTGTTTACTTCATTTAAAGAACCAGCTAATGAAGGTTTACGGATATTATATAGCAAAGATGGATACAACTGGAAGCGGATAGATTCAGTTCTTTTAAAGCCGTTGATCGGGAAAGATAAAATTATGCGTGACCCGTCGATGATCCAATCACCGGATGGAACATTTCATTTGGTATGGACAACAGAATGGAAAGGCGGAAATGGTTTTGGTTATGCAAGCAGTAGGAATTTAATTGACTGGACGGAACAGCAGTACATTCCTGTTATGCAGCATGAACCGACAGTCGTGAATGTATGGGCACCGGAATTATTTTATGATGATGAAGTGCAGCAATATATTATTATCTGGGCTAGTTGTATTCCTGGAAGGTTTGAAAAGGGAATTGAAGAAGATAGTAATAATCACAGGATGTATTATGTAACGACGAAGGATTTTAAAACATTTAGCGATACAAAATTGTTTCTTGATCCAAAGTTTAGTGTAATTGATGCGGTAATTGTGAAACGAGCAACAAAAGACTATGTACTGGTATTAAAAGATAATACAAGACCTGAAAGAAATATCAAAGTTGCTTTTGCAGATAATCCTCTAGGCCCATGGAAAAATATATCTGCTCCCTTTACTGAAAAATTTACAGAAGGTCCTGCGGTACTGAAAGTAAAAGATGGCTGGATGGTTTATTATGATGTGTACCAGAATAAAAAATACGGAGCAAGTTTTACAAAGGATTTTAAAACATTTGTAAAAGCTGATAGTTTAATTAGTGTTCCCGATGCACATAAGCACGGAACAATTTTGACAGTAGATAAAAAATATTTGAAGCAATTAATTAATAAATGA
- a CDS encoding six-hairpin glycosidase encodes MKFLRGISFFVLLFISIATNAQDTVRYTGKTLSNVDYHHGQLSPAIGVHNIQTMRTNRADNNNTTSWTYNHAPMLAYWNNAFYLEYLSNPVGEHVAPGQTLLQTSKDGYNWSNPVVIFPPYKIPDGFVKEGKKDTAKNDYAVMHQRVGFYTSKNKSLYALAYYGIALAKGDDPNDGNGIGRVIREIKADGSFGPIFFLRYNHAFNEKNTLYPFYKSSGDKNLIAACEEILATPLLMMQTVEEGDRNDPLIPLQKDFKAFNYYHLPNGNVVGLWKYALTSISKNEGKTWLYNPTRAPGFVNANAKIWGQKTSDKKYATVYNPSEFRWPLALSISDDGLKYKNLLLVNGEITSLRYGGAYKSYGPQYVRGIQEMDGTPPGGNMWVTYSMNKEDIWVSKIPIPVKDKELKHVDDNFSDATVINKWNLYSPLWCRTVVQDKKLSLADSDPFDYAKAERIFPNSKKVSVEFAITPQQKDFGALEIEIVDAKGTPCLRLMFDSTGNILTKQGYRNKSLGKYSAGETVTMSVELNTTTRFYTVIINGGKPNNNLCFAPVESVERIVFRTGNTRRFPDADTPTDQDYDLPDADRRDKEAVYQVHYLKTKAL; translated from the coding sequence ATGAAATTTTTAAGAGGCATATCATTTTTTGTTTTGTTATTTATATCAATCGCAACAAATGCTCAGGATACTGTTCGTTATACCGGCAAAACACTTTCTAATGTGGATTATCATCATGGGCAATTAAGTCCGGCAATTGGCGTACACAATATTCAGACCATGAGAACTAATAGAGCTGATAATAATAACACCACTTCATGGACGTACAACCATGCACCGATGCTGGCTTATTGGAATAATGCATTTTACTTAGAATATTTGAGCAACCCTGTTGGCGAACATGTGGCTCCTGGACAAACATTACTGCAAACTTCTAAGGACGGATATAACTGGAGCAACCCTGTTGTTATTTTTCCTCCTTATAAAATTCCTGATGGATTTGTAAAAGAAGGGAAGAAGGATACAGCAAAAAACGATTATGCGGTAATGCACCAGCGGGTTGGTTTTTATACTTCTAAAAATAAGAGTTTATATGCCCTGGCCTATTATGGCATTGCCCTGGCAAAAGGTGATGATCCGAATGATGGCAATGGAATAGGTAGAGTAATACGAGAAATAAAAGCAGATGGCAGTTTCGGCCCCATTTTTTTCCTGCGCTATAATCATGCATTCAATGAAAAAAACACTTTATATCCTTTTTATAAATCATCCGGAGATAAAAACTTGATTGCTGCTTGTGAAGAAATTCTTGCTACTCCTTTATTAATGATGCAAACGGTTGAAGAAGGAGATCGGAACGACCCGCTGATCCCTTTGCAAAAAGATTTTAAAGCATTTAATTATTATCATTTGCCAAATGGAAATGTAGTGGGATTATGGAAATATGCACTTACAAGTATCAGCAAAAACGAAGGAAAGACATGGCTGTACAATCCAACAAGAGCACCGGGGTTTGTAAATGCTAATGCAAAGATCTGGGGACAAAAAACTTCCGATAAGAAATATGCAACGGTGTATAATCCCTCGGAGTTTCGCTGGCCATTGGCATTAAGTATTAGTGATGATGGATTGAAATATAAAAATCTCTTGCTTGTGAATGGTGAGATAACTTCTTTAAGATACGGAGGTGCATATAAAAGTTACGGCCCGCAATATGTTCGTGGTATCCAGGAGATGGATGGTACACCACCCGGTGGAAATATGTGGGTTACTTATAGCATGAACAAGGAAGATATATGGGTGAGTAAAATACCTATACCGGTAAAAGATAAAGAATTGAAGCATGTAGATGATAATTTCTCTGATGCTACTGTAATTAATAAATGGAATTTGTATAGTCCTTTATGGTGCAGGACAGTTGTGCAGGATAAAAAATTGAGTTTAGCAGATAGTGATCCCTTTGATTATGCAAAAGCTGAAAGAATATTTCCAAATTCAAAAAAAGTATCTGTTGAATTTGCAATAACACCGCAACAAAAAGATTTTGGCGCACTTGAAATTGAAATAGTAGATGCAAAAGGTACACCTTGTTTAAGGCTAATGTTTGACTCAACAGGAAATATATTGACTAAGCAAGGTTACCGCAATAAATCGCTGGGTAAATACAGTGCTGGTGAAACTGTAACCATGAGTGTTGAATTAAATACTACAACAAGATTTTATACTGTAATTATCAATGGAGGCAAACCAAATAACAATTTGTGTTTTGCACCGGTTGAGTCTGTTGAACGGATCGTTTTCAGAACAGGTAATACGCGACGTTTTCCGGATGCGGATACTCCTACTGACCAGGATTATGATCTACCCGACGCGGATCGAAGAGATAAGGAGGCGGTGTATCAGGTTCATTATTTAAAAACAAAAGCTTTATAA